The DNA region GGGAAAACACTGGGTGTCCTGCCATTGCACATAAAACTGAAAGTTTTCCAAAGAAATCGAGAAGAAACTGCTTGAAGGTCCATTCTAAACTCATTAAAAAAGCAGAAATATGTGATAAAAAAGAGTTTGAGAAGAGTCAAGCAACTGGCATTTTAAGGCATGGAAATGCAACAAAGGATTCTGCCAGTGCTGTGCTCTTCTCTATGTCACGAATTGGAGATGGAAAGAAGCGTAAGGGCACTGATGTTCTTATTCTTGGTCTTCCAATTAAAGAATCTCCTTTCTAAATATATGCGCTGCCTTGCATCTAGCCcagattttcatttgtttttttgcccTTCTCTCAGTGAATTTCTGGTGAAGTTGGCTCATCTTTGCTAAGCATAACTTGTGAAACAAAGTTTAGTTCCATCTAAGTTTGCACGCATGCTTTTATTTATGCACATTAGAATCTCCTTTCTAATTATATGTAGCGTTCACCTTTAGAATTTATCATGTTTAACAGAAACTTGGGATATTCTTCTCTTTAATCTTCAGAAGGATCTTGGTAGTTTTATATCAACTTGCCTTATCTAATCGTTCCATTTGTAACATAAAGTGGATTCTTAATTATAAAACAGAGGCATCAATTCAGAATGGAAAGGGTGTAGAAGCTGAAGCTGGTCTGAGAAGGTTGGTAGCACTGGATGAAGAAAGAGCAGCCAAGGCCTTTACGTCTGGTTTTCCTAATTTTGTTAGAATCATGAGGAAGTTCAATGTTAGTGGTTCATATACTTTGGTGAGTGTTCTCCTTTTTTCCTTGcatctttcaatgttttttacTGACTGACATATTAGTGATTAATGATGAAATCTAAGGGTGCACCATTACTTTAAGTACTCAAGCTTagcaaaaaccaaacaaaaacgaCTATCCCAAAAACCTAAATGAAATCACAATCATTTGACAAAACAAGACCACAGCATTCAAGAGTATCTCCTGTTTTGCTATCTTTTGTCAAGATTGATGTTTGACAATCTCTGTTGCCATCGTGCAGAAAATCCCCCACCAGTTTTCAGCAGCATATCTTCCGAACTGTAAGGCCGAGGTCATCCTTTGTAATTTACAAGGGCAATGCTGGACTGTGAATTCTCTCCCAGACTCAAAAGGTAGAGCAGTGCACACTTTTTGTGGAGGGTGGATGGCCTTTGTTCGTGACAACAATATCAAGATAGGGGATATCTGCATGTTTGAGCTTGTTGGCAAGTGTCAAATGCGGGTACAGATATCTGGGGTTGGACATGACGTGGTCAATCATCAAATTGGAAATCCAGCATCCAATGACTTACCTCTTCTGGCAGTGCCTCGCAATGATCCTCCCTCATGAGGTACATGGAAGAGTCCAGCCTTCGCTGAACATATATGAATTTTATGTGTCTATTTTTGGTGAGCATTACAATGCCCGTGTCTCCCTgcttgtgagattttttttatatgaattttatgTCGGATTTTCCAACCAGGTATACATACCGAGTAAAATTCACTCTTAAAAAGAACGCCATCTATGAGTTTCTGAATGCCATTGCCGGGTGTTGAATTGAAGAAACCCATTGCAATTTCATTCATCCCGTAGTAGaaatatgatgaaaaacaaaagcaatctGTACAATAGGTTTTATATGCCATCCCAGATGTTGccctctccctctccttttCTCCCTCTCACACGCACGCACACACTTCTTAATGTTGTATAAATAGTTTATGGACAATCAACTTGTCCAACGACACGGTGAAGCTTTTTATTCGTTCAATTTCGTATACTATGTACAGGCTGAGCTTCTTTTTGCACGTGTTTACCAAAGTGTGATACTCGTGTTTGAGCCAAGGGGCAGTACTCGAAGGTGGCTGAAGGAAGCGGAGACGTTCTTCAAGGCTCGGTCTGTTATCGGCGTTTTTGGGGATTCAAGACTCTGCCGCCACTAATTTTTCATGTAACAGGGAGTCGTCCTTGTAACTGCAGTGTACATGCTATGTTTTCTGGTTAGTTTTGTTTATCTGTAGCTTGCACTTGCAGCTTAGCATGCAGTGGAAACAATTAGAGTGTAGGATGGAACTGTAAGATCAGGCCCTTTGCTCAAACAACTTGGCTGATAATTAATTCTTTGCGGACATGAATGAATGAAGACGATGGAACCTAACTTGCTTGGAACGATATATCTATGCCTATAGTAAAAGGCCTTCAATATTAGAACTCATCCTGGCTGGCCTGGTGATGCTCTACACGTGTCTAGAGTGATTGAGGTAAAAGCTAGACCCTATTTTTTCTCGTTCCTTTATTTGGTTACAAGGTACTCTTTAAGTGTAATGATAATGGAGATGTGACGCTATCATGATAAGAACATCATAGAGATGGAAGAATGTCTccacttgaaaataaaaatagaaatgttaTTTCCTTTAAATATAAACACTATAAAAGTCTATtgaatataagagaaaaaaacttgggaaaaatatttattttcctaaaagTTTCATGCTTCATTCTCTCTGAATTATAATGAACTTGTTCTTGAATTCAAAACTCAAACAACAGCAGTACTCCACGAACATTCTTTATGTGTAAGTTGTTATATCAtgagtttttaatattattgtgagAGCCATctcatcatatatttttaataaattattgtgtGTATCTGTCTATCATGAATTTCTAAAACAATGTACGGGTCGTTTTATCGCAAGTTTCCCACCAAGATTTTTAATAACATttgatacaaataaaaataacacactTGTTAGATCAATAACACATAACAACTAACAAATGAAATCGTTTGGCTCTATTGCACATGCTCTACAAACTAACAAAAATCACTAGGAATTATTTAGTCcatgcattttaatttcatttacaaattggtccttattcaaaagttttttggtcctggtatttttaaaaatttatcgtATAGTctctatgataaaaaaaaatttgtaattagATTCATGTCTAATTAATCTTAATCTTCAtcacataggtttttttttttttttttttccatgtaatgCTTGCATGATCATTAATGGATAGATCTTAAACCAAACCTGATTCTACCGATGAAATTAAATGgatttgatatataatttattaatttgccAATTACAtagatcaaatataaatttatctcaatttggtttgataataatttgatttgaaattaatattaatattaaattatttctagtaactataatattttaaaatgtaaaaaaaagtttaaatataaaagacaagaaataaCATGGCCCAAGGTTTagatttagggtttatttacCTAAAATGCTAAATAATATCTTACACTtctgttctctttttttctttctatatttatGGCTATTTTTTCACATgataagttttattttcatCGTTTTTCAAGTCcgaaattattcttttaaaatatgttgaaaacatattaaaaaattaattaacaagttgttattattaatttataacgTCTTGATgcaatctatttttttcccattaaaaCTTTATTCTTTATAAAACACTGGGATTTTGTTTCATGTTAGCCAGGTTGTATTAAAgtagtattttaattatttttatttaactaattataatttACCTATTATATTATAACcgtaaaaattatataattaaatatagaaataCAATGAATCATTATTATATgtccaattaaattttattatgttgaATTAGTGGCGATGGCGACGGCATTATTAAAACCCGAAGAGTCCAGTAAGGCCCAAGGGTGCGAGCGTGCGACGCATGTTGGCTCTTCGTTTCATGAGCCTGTCTTGTCATTGCAAGTCTCTCCGCACTGACTTCTTGTCCGCAGTTATGTTCTAACAAAACTGTCTCCTTCGCTGTCCTTCTGTGtctctcctcctccttccttttattGAAAAGGTAAttcctttccttcttctttacCCAAAATAATCAGAAGCACTTATCACGGAAAACAGTAGTAGTCGGTGCAACCTCAAAAAGTCCATCAATGTTGTTTGTATGCAGTAAAAGAAAGTACTTATGAACAAATTTACTGCCTCTCTTAATTTTGgagatttgttgttgttgaattgCTGTCGTTGTTCAGCTCATTCTTGTTAGCTTCTAATTTCTAGAACTGCAGTAAGTTCAGCAAGTGAAAATGGGGGAAGAAACATGTGAAGATTGCAGAGGCTGGGAAGAGGAACTATACTGGACTCATTTCCAGTGCAcccatttttttcaaattctcagTGCTGGCTTTGATCATCTGCTTGTAAGTGTTCTTTGCTATGatcccattttatttttatgggtttagGCTTCCGGGGCTCTCTCTGATTTCgtgttgtgtttttgttttaggCTTTCAGGGGTGGTTCTGTATTCTGCTTTATTAAAAGAACTTTATGGTTTATCTGGTTTTTTATCGCAATACTTGcatgaaaatgagttggaaagtCTTGAAATGAGCAACATAGTCTGCTCTTGCCATTATGCACCCAACTCAACAAAATTTTACTCATAAAAAAACGTTCCTTTACTTGATTTCGGTGTCCCTTGCCAAAAGCATGTAATCCTGCATGCTGATAAGCGTAACCTGATTCTGTCCCTTAATTGAACCAGGTTGTGGATATTCTTTTCCCTCTAGCCTCCGTGACTGTTTTCTTAGCTTCCTTGTAGACTTCATACGCAGATTTTAGCACTTGGATTCTTGGGCTATCCCATTGTGGCCTTAATAAATTTGAAGTTGTAGAAACGTAAATGTTCATGTGATGTTATTTTAcaactaatatttttaactttcacCAAGGATATGGAAAGGTTTGTGATCATGGccgacactttttttttattcattatgcTAAATTATGTTTGACCACATTGCctctttttgtttaaattgcAGCCGATCCCTGAAAAATTTTCTAATCATTTGAAGAACAAACTGCTTGAAAACGTGACTCTTAAAGGTCCTAGTGGCAGCACATGGCAAGTTGAACTGACTACAGATGATAACACCATGTTTTTCAAACATGGTTGGGAAGAATTTGTGAAGGACCATTTTCTGGAGGAAAAGGATTTATTGATCTTTAAGTACAATGGGGAGTCATATTTTGACGTTCTAATTTTTGATGGACAAAGCTTCTGTGAGAAAGCAGCATCGTATTTTGTCAGAAAATGTGGGCACCGAGAAGGCGACAGTTTTGTCCAAACAAAGAGGAAAGCTGTACAAGATTCTGTTGAAGTTACTGATGCCTGCCCCCATAATGGTCTTGGAGGCACTCCAGAGAAATCTGCAGATGGTTACATTTACGAAACTCCTGTAAGAAACAGTGCTGTCTCAAAAGCTATTAACAAAAAGACTCGGAGGGAAATCAAGTTTAGTAGGCCTATCCAAACTAGGAAGAGAGTGAGATATGAAGGACCTTCTTCTACTGCCGAGGAAATAGAAACCAAACCTGGTAAGTCCTAGTTTACTGCCCTTTGGCACTCACTAGACTTGTTCGCATAGCAATCTACTGGTGTTCTGGGTATAAGAAGTATTTCCGGTGGATCCAACACCTTGCTAAGCATCCATCTTCTAAGCTTGCCTTgctaatgtaaaataaaataagttgcttgccttttctttttttcttctttgtttgctACTCCTATTGATTAACTGACTTTGCGGTGAAGTGTATGGTCGTTAATGAAGTTTCTTTGCGTTGCTAGATGCATAGAATTGTGCAGTGATGGGATGCCTTGCCTCTTAAATTGTTATGGTTTGTTAATGAATCAGATGTCCAGCATTTACCTGTCGGCACTGCATATGGATCAAGTAGAAGGATGGTAACAGAGCAAGACAAACTCAATGCATTGCGGTTAGCACAAACAGTACAAACCAATGAGGGCTTCGTTGTGGTTATGAAACCCACACATGTATACAGGAAATTTTACATGGTACAAGTGTCTTTTTCAGTTATTGCATGTTCGAATTTCTCACTATTTTATCTCCCTGTCCCTGTTTCTTTTTATCCAGAGGTAAGTGTCAATTGTTTCCATTGTCAGGATTGATTGGAAGCTTTGAAGTTTGGTCTTACTTGTTATACTTACTGTTCTGCTTCATTCAGGTAATCCCTTCAGCATGGTCAACTAGACATTTCAGAACCCTGGAAAAAAAAGTCGTGATTCTTCGTGTGAAAGAAAATACATGGAACACCAACTTCTTATATTATAAATCTAAGAACAGTGGAGGGCTTTCTTCTGGGTGGAAGAGTTTTGCTCTGGATAACAATTTACAGGAGTTCGATGTGTGCCTCTTCGAACCTTGTGGCACAATGAACAACTCTTTTGTCTTGGATGTTAATATCTTTCGTGTTCTCTAGCAAACTTGTCTTCTGCGGATCATGAAAACTACTCAAATCTTGTTTCAATTGAGTTGTTGACTGATGTAGAGTTTTAGCTAAAGCTTCGGAGTATTGTAAACTATATCAACTGGTGACTTGTGTTAAAGTTTAGTGTAAAGTTGGCTATTAGAACACATATTGCTGTTTTGCCATGACAACTCGTTCTTCTCATGATCTATGGAGACCATATGTATATAGTTTAGATTGCTTCTGTTCTGTTAAATCTATGTCGGGCCTTTGATGACCTGTACTTTCAGTTGTGATGGGTGGGATTTGCCTTCTGATTAGATTTCAGTTGAGGTTGTATCCAGTAATCAaggcaaaaaacaaaagaaaaaagaaagggaaaggaCGACACCTGATTAGCTTTGCCACGCTCATCTTTCACTTCCAATTCACAAGTGAGAAGAATTTGTGCCGTATCAATGGAGACCTCTCACAATAGCTTGGGCATGAAAGAATGGTGGGTTGTATTCGCCCTCGTTCACAGCTATGTGTTGCCAGTTCATATACTGGGTTTAGGGGAAAGGGGCCAACCGGCCAAGGGCTATACCCATTCAAGTCTCGAACAATTAATTATACATTACGGGCTATTATTTCGACAAAATAGGTGACAAGTCACGAACTCTTTTATGGGCTTGCATGGTCTACAGGATACAAACGTTAGCATCTGTATTTGCGTCTTTTCGGCTCTAGTTCCCTTTACCCTCATCGGCCTTCAATAAGATGCTTACCCATTCAAGAGTCTCTTTCGAACCTAAAAAAACGATCCACTTTTGGGTCGGCtcctatatctcatctcaaTTATGCGTCAGCCAATCATATCATTTCTCACCTTATCCAATTTCATCTCTCtacaaaaactttcctttgtgcCTTCCTCTTCTTGTTCGCAAGCTTTTCCAATCCAAGATACAGGTGATCCCACTAACCCCTCAACTTCATT from Populus alba chromosome 14, ASM523922v2, whole genome shotgun sequence includes:
- the LOC118034073 gene encoding B3 domain-containing protein REM16 isoform X1 — protein: MGEETCEDCRGWEEELYWTHFQCTHFFQILSAGFDHLLPIPEKFSNHLKNKLLENVTLKGPSGSTWQVELTTDDNTMFFKHGWEEFVKDHFLEEKDLLIFKYNGESYFDVLIFDGQSFCEKAASYFVRKCGHREGDSFVQTKRKAVQDSVEVTDACPHNGLGGTPEKSADGYIYETPVRNSAVSKAINKKTRREIKFSRPIQTRKRVRYEGPSSTAEEIETKPDVQHLPVGTAYGSSRRMVTEQDKLNALRLAQTVQTNEGFVVVMKPTHVYRKFYMVQVSFSVIACSNFSLFYLPVPVSFYPEVIPSAWSTRHFRTLEKKVVILRVKENTWNTNFLYYKSKNSGGLSSGWKSFALDNNLQEFDVCLFEPCGTMNNSFVLDVNIFRVL
- the LOC118034073 gene encoding B3 domain-containing protein REM16 isoform X2, encoding MGEETCEDCRGWEEELYWTHFQCTHFFQILSAGFDHLLPIPEKFSNHLKNKLLENVTLKGPSGSTWQVELTTDDNTMFFKHGWEEFVKDHFLEEKDLLIFKYNGESYFDVLIFDGQSFCEKAASYFVRKCGHREGDSFVQTKRKAVQDSVEVTDACPHNGLGGTPEKSADGYIYETPVRNSAVSKAINKKTRREIKFSRPIQTRKRVRYEGPSSTAEEIETKPDVQHLPVGTAYGSSRRMVTEQDKLNALRLAQTVQTNEGFVVVMKPTHVYRKFYMVIPSAWSTRHFRTLEKKVVILRVKENTWNTNFLYYKSKNSGGLSSGWKSFALDNNLQEFDVCLFEPCGTMNNSFVLDVNIFRVL